agtagtagtagtagtagtagtagtagtaatattactactagtatttgtagtagtagtagtcataatattagtaatacttgtagtagtagtagtagtactagtagtaatattagtaataCTTCTAATACTTGTGATGCTGGTCACATGACCCTGTCTCGTCCAATCAGTGCTGGTGCTGCAGACAGTCATGCCGGTGTTGGAGGTGTTCTGCAGCCTGATTGGCTGGTTGTGTCTGTACCTGCTGTTTGGTTCCGCCTTCCCCCTGCGTGGACCTGAGTGGAACTGTCGTCTGGTGACGCTGACCCATGGCCTCGCCATCGTCATGACGACGGCATACGTGGTCTTCATAGACGGACCCTGGCCCTTCACCCATGCAGGTGGGtgagagaggagggggggggtaaTTAATGAGGTCACAGAGGGGTGCAGTATTTGCTCAGTATTTGTAGGTGTGTACTGGTACTTCATGTACTTGTACTCTTACTTGTACTCTTACTCCTCAGGTACTGCGAACACCCCTCTGCAGACCCTCTCCTTGTCCGTGTGCCTGGGGTACTTCTTCTTCGACCTGGGCTGGTGCGTCTGGTTCCGGTCCGAGGGTCCGCTCATGATGGCCCACCACGGCGCCAGTATCCTGGGCATCCTGCTGGCGTTGCTGATGGGCGTGTCCGGCTGCGAGACGTGCGCCGTCATCTTTGGCAGTGAGCTGACCAATCCGCTGCTGCAGAGCCGCTGGTTCCTGCGTCAGCTGAGCATGTACGACGGCCTGCTGGGAGACGCCGTCGACCTGCTGTTCATTCTGCTGTTCGCCACCGTCCGCGTGGGCGTGGGCACCGCCATGTTCTACTGTGAACTCACCTCCCCCAGGACGCCATTGGTCATGAAACTGGGGGGCGTGGTCATGTACGTCCTggcctgggtctttatggtgGACATCGCCAGGTTCGGATACAAGAAAAGCAAAGCCAAGTATAAAAGGTGGATGGAAAAGCTCCGCCTCCAAGAAAAGGACCACCTCCAGGAAATGGACTGCCTCCAAGAAAAGGACCGCCTCCAGGAAATGGACCGCCTCCAAGAAAAGGACCGCCTCTGAGAAAAGGACGGCCTCCGACAAAAGGACCGCCTCCAGGGAAAGGACCGCCTCCAGGAAGTGGACCGCCTTAAACAAAAGAACCGTTTGACAGAAAACCAGCATCAGAAACTGGATTTCAGCCTCACTGggttagttctggttctggtttgccctcactaccctaaccctaaccccgctGTCTCCTCTGGCTTTGGTTCTGGTCCATGGATTTGTTTggacttttatacttttttaaagGTGCTTCAAATTGTGGAAtactaccccccccccaccccagtttTGACTTCCACATGAAAATCGAACCTGAACGAGCTgatttctgacta
The Sphaeramia orbicularis chromosome 14, fSphaOr1.1, whole genome shotgun sequence DNA segment above includes these coding regions:
- the LOC115433236 gene encoding transmembrane protein 136-like, giving the protein MPVLEVFCSLIGWLCLYLLFGSAFPLRGPEWNCRLVTLTHGLAIVMTTAYVVFIDGPWPFTHAGTANTPLQTLSLSVCLGYFFFDLGWCVWFRSEGPLMMAHHGASILGILLALLMGVSGCETCAVIFGSELTNPLLQSRWFLRQLSMYDGLLGDAVDLLFILLFATVRVGVGTAMFYCELTSPRTPLVMKLGGVVMYVLAWVFMVDIARFGYKKSKAKYKRWMEKLRLQEKDHLQEMDCLQEKDRLQEMDRLQEKDRL